The Ptychodera flava strain L36383 chromosome 14, AS_Pfla_20210202, whole genome shotgun sequence genome segment TGCGCCAACAGGGACCGACGCGTTGACCATTGTCCTGGAATCGATCTTACAGAAATGGTCTGGAGACGTGCTAGTGTACGCGAGACACTTCCGCAAACAACTGTGTAGGTCAACCCCATTCATCGCACCACGTAACGTTTTAAAAATCTGCTGAAACCAATATGCGTGGGTTTTTTTCGATTTGATGGGAGCTCaattaaatatatcaaaatgtCTGCGTAACAAAAGTGGTGCAGATTTTGACAAACATTGCAAGTTGAATTTTGTGGATTGTTGTTAAATCTTCATATGGGCGAACAGTTCATTTACTTTGGGGACAGACCAACTGAAAATCAACAGCTAAAATATgatgttttttcataattattacaaataataaatcgcaattatgaaatattgatatcacataACCGAGTTAGTATTTCCATCAGGATTGAGCTTCCTTTCTGGAGAACAGCACTCGATAAAATTGCTGTAGGTGTATGAGTTATGTATGACATGGGCGTTCTAAGGGATTTGGTCAGAGTGGGAGGCggcagcaagagaataccgcgtacgcataagtaGACGTAACCgtactgattttaatcagattgggttttgggacgtcacgagagcaaatTTGTTTTGCAGTCTGCGAGCGATTGATATTTATGCGGGTAGAGCGGAATCGAATTGATTTCGGCCGGAAATAGTTAGAAAAGGTAGTTTTTCGTGCGCGGTCCAAATAGGGACCGCGTCCACCGGATTTTCCTATGAGAGTCAGCAGGGCTGCGGAGGAGGCCGTATaatacgccgggaacacacagcacggtacgcagggctacgtaGGTAGCTGCAGTaaatctggttttgccgtccgaccggccgcgacccaaatacccaaggcaaaacctcgagctactgtacttcAGCTACGTAGTGGCACGGCCGTGCATGACATACCTCACACTCTCACCATATTGAAATATCTCATCGGAATCGATCAGGCAAAATGTTTGAAAGGTCCGCCAAGTTGAAAGTACTTTCTATCTGGGCTCGAAAGTTTTGCGTTACGTCAAGAATCCATCTTCATCTGGCTCTGCCAATGAGGCTATGTACATACTATTGTAATATCGtgtattataacacgccacatgctcattccgtgtcacgatacgccagaatacgtcacgtgacgagaaattagatacgtctagtccccactggatcgaaaaaagtgacgtcagagggtaatTTTTGCAAAGCTATTCcatagggaaatagttttgaccaaatttgggaaagtgcccggtcacgtgaccgtattgtcgtctgcagctttgcaataATGGCGGGTGAGAAGAatgtgatgtgcgtccgggataggtgacgacacattctctaaaacagattttccaacattctccaacattccaacagcgtatgtaggaacttgaacagctcatcgacggaaaagattaaagaaagaaagagagaaagatagataggtTGATCAATGTATCCATATATAAATCGATCActcaatcgatcgatcgatcgatctatcggtttgatagatggtcggtcgatcaatcgatcaatcgatcgacaGGTAAATTGATGGGCAGAGTGATCAATAGAGCAGAGGATCTATCAATTCGATAGGAAGATCAATTAATGGATCGATCGAGAGATTGAATTCATTggtcaatagatagatagatagatagatagatagatagatagatagatagatagatagatagatagatagatagatagatagatagatagatagatagatagatttgttatcacattgtctcgtactcaattttcttttcttttatttccttttttcccttaagcgtaaattgttacaaatttctgcagcaaatcAATCGTGTTTCGACTGTTTTCATGGTAGTACGAGCGACTaagttgatctaaatgttgtcaATCTACTGGATTTGGTTTAGGAAGTTGTTTCTTATCTTGCTATAGTAGCTATACAGTTTAGTTGTAGttgggtaaaattcaaagaaatagTATAAGTACTGATGAAACAAAGGCAGGGGAATGAGCGGCTGTTGGTTTACACAGAGAACTCTGCCGAGAAAGACAACTATTGGATGTATGCACCGGCTACACTTCAGACAAATAGTATGGTTGTAATAGCAAGATTTGAAACAACTTTCCAAATCCATTCCAGAAGTGTAGCAACattatacggctagttttcaatcgggttcgaactcacaacatacggcatcaagTTAGTCGTTCGTGTTGAAACAAAGTTATACAGGCAAGGTTATACAGGCATGTCGTCGGTTTATTTGATATGTTATTGTTCACTCGGTTACATTACGGATTGATTTGATACACTATCTCTCTATTTCTCTATAcgtcgatcgatctatctatctacccatcgaaatatatacatgcatagatCTTTCAATCGTTCTATTAGTCGAGCAATCGATCAATTCATTTCATAATTCAATCAAAAGAAATATCGATCAATTgaaaaatcagtccatcgatcgatcaatcggtcgatctatcgattgattaatggattgatcgatcgatcgaggaTAGATCTATCCCTGTGAATCTATTCCCGTGAATCACTCGATCaaatacattatcagttgatttgatacgttatcggtaaatttgttgatacgttatcagttaggaaaaattactacgttatcggtaaatttttactacgttatcggttagaaaaatttactacgttatcggttcgttactacgttatcggttgatttactacgttatcagtaaatttttactacgttatcgggtttgatacgttatcggttagttactacgttatcggttgtaacatgCCTTACCTGACGGGAGTTGGCAGAAATTCCAACGTAATAATATGTGCAACTGCGTAAGAACATGCAGCAAACAGTTTTCCGATGAAAAGGAACTCATGGAGACTATGAAGTGACCTGAAAGTGTTGGAAACACGCAAGTTATGAATGGAAAAATAATTGGCCAAAGCCAAACATTGTCGTGGAACCTTTCCTCTGAGTTATAATTGTGCACATAACAGAAGTTTGTAGTCGATTAAGTATACGAATAGATAAGACAGAACAAGCATGTAAATAatagataaatatataaatgcatAATTTAAGCGGGCTTTCTTTATCGACGTAGaagtgttagggttagggttagggttagggttagggttagggttagggttagggttagggttagggttagggttagggttagggttagggttagggttagggttagggttagggttaggttttcTCGTAAAGTGTCTACTTCACCCTCAACCTCTTGGGACTGGACTGATCGTGGGTGTGTGACAATATTGGCAAAAAGGGAGAAAAGGGTGTAATTCTCCGAACTCGTACGAGTTCGCCGGTCTGTAGGCCGTGGCGGAGTGAATGACGGGAAAGGCAAGAGTAAAAAATAGGGAGAGgcggaaataaaatgaaaatgaaaagaataaaagaataataaaaaaataatgaaataaataaaaataaaaataagaaaatggaCCAAAACGGAAGCGTATAGACACGTCGGGACGGTATGGGAAAGTATACCGGGGCAGGCGACCGAAATGGggaaaggaaagtgaaaaaaaggcAGAATAAAATAAGCAAAGATGGGGACAAGACGACGCAGGGCCGGTGAACGGTAGGCCGTAATTGCGTCGGGGCGTGATGGAGCAGCGTCACAGTGTAGACTGGTAAGGAAATTGCGTGCTGAAAACAGGGGAACAAGCGATGTGAGTTGCCACAGGATGAAGTACGGGCGACACCTTAGGGAAATAACCACGGCAGAGAAATGGGTCGGCCAGGGAAAGAAAAATTGGACACTGGAGGGCGTACTGCAAGTAAGGATGAAGGCAAAAGTGTGATGAGTGgaaataaagagaaaaaaaaggGGGTTCATTGCGGAAAAAGGACGACCAAAGGGAGAGAAAACGAGCACTGGAAGGCGCCTGGCAAATAGGTCGTAGCAGGACGGACAGAAGGGGCCTCCGGCGGCAAGAAAGGGACCGTTCAAAAAAAAGTAAGGAGGGGAGCGACACCGGAGAAACGTGGGATGGTAAACACTGTAAAAAAAGGGGGGAAAAGTGGTGTGCGGGGAAAATAGGAGTAATGCAAGGTATAAAGAGACGAAGGCGGCAAACAGGGTGGTAAAAGGACGGAAAGTAGGGTAGGATTAGGGTcagggttagggttggggttAGGTTTGCTCatattagggttagggttagggttagggtgagggttagggttagggttagggttagggttgggttagGGTTCCAGCGAGGATGTGAGAAGCGGGCAAAGAAAGGCAAAGGGTAAACATCAAAAAACGAAGTCACAGCGGCCAGGAAGAATGAAGAACGAGGCAGCCAGAAGGAAGAGGAAGCAAAAAAacccgggggggggggaaggggaTCAAACGGAGAATAATAAAATCGGATAGGAAAaagatgaaagaaaaaagaaaaaagaaaagaagtggaataaaaataaaaataaaaataaaaaacagtagagtggaataaaataatataaaatataaaatataaaatataaaaaataaatagaaaataaacaaaaaataaaaagataaaaaattaataaatagagaaataataaataaatcaaaaataaataaatataacgggagggagagagaggatACAAGCAAAACAACGCAAAGCGTAAAGCACGTAGGCCATAGTGCGTAACAGGGCCAAGGCCGACGGCGGCAAAACAGGGAGGTAAAGAAATGACGGGCGGGGGGTTTAGATCGACCGAGGTGAGCAAAGACAGCACAAGACACCCCATGGCCGATCGATCGGTCGGCCGTAATTGCGTCGGGGCATGGTGGGGCGGAGAACCAGTGTAGGCTGGTAAGGGAATTACGTGCAAGAAAGCCGAGGAAACAAGCGCTGTGAGATGGTGGGGGGTTCAGGCAACACAATAGGGAAATATCGACGGCAGGGGAATAAGTCGGCCAGGGAAAGAGGAATTGGATACTAGAGGGCGTATGGCAAGAAAAAATGTGGGCAAAAAGGGAGAAAAGGGTGTAATTCTACGAACTCGTACGAGTTCGCCGGTCTGTAGGCCGTGGCGGAGTGAATGACGGGAAAGCCAAGACTAAAAAATAGGGAGAGGCgggaataaaatgaaaatgaaaagaataaaaaaataataaaaaaagtaataaaaaaataatgaaataaataaggataaaaataagaaaatggaCCAAAACGGAAGCGTATAGACACGACGGGACGGTATGGGAAAGTATACCGGGGCAGGCGACCGAAATGGggaaaggaaagtgaaaaaaggcAGAATAAAATAAGCAAAGATGGGGACAAGACGACGCAGGGCCGGAGAACGGTAGGCCGTAATTGCGTCGGGGCGTGATGGAGCAGCGGCACAGTGTAGGCTGGTAAGGAAATTGCGTGCTGAAAACAGGGGAACAAGCGATGTGAGTTGCTACAGGATGAAGTACGGGCGACACCTTTGGGAAATAACCACGGCAGAGAAATGGGTCGGCCAGGGAAAGAAAAATTGGACACTGGAGGGCGTAATGCAAGTAAGGATGAAGGCAAAAGTGTGATGAGTGgaaataaagagaaaaaaagGGGGTTCATTGCGGAAAAAGGACGACCAAAGGGAGAGAAAACGAGCACTGGAAGGCGCCTGGCAAATAGGTCGTAGCAGGACGGACAGAAGGGGCCTCCGGCGGCAAGAAAGGGGCCGTTCAAAAAAAGGTTAGGAGGGGAGCGACACCGGAGAACCGTGGGATGGTAAACACTGTAAAAGGGAGGGAAAATTGGCGTACGGGGAAAATAGAAGGAATGCAAGGTATAAAGAGACGAAGGCGGCATAACGGGGCGGTAAAAGGACGGGAAGTAGGGTAGGATTAGGGTcagggttagggttggggttAGGTTTGCTCgtattagggttagggttagggttagggttagggtgagggttagggttagggttagggttgggttagGGTTCCAGCGAGGATGTGAGAAGCGGGCAAAGAAAGGCAAAGGGTAAACATCAAAAAACGAAGTCACAGCGGCCAGGTAGAATGAAGAACGAGGCAGCCAGAAGGAAGAGGAAGCAAAAaaacccggggggggggggaggggatcaaacggagaaaaataaaatcggaTAGGAAAAAgataaaagaaaaaagaaaaaaagtggaataaaaataaaaataaaaataaaataaaaaatagtagagtgaaataaaataatataaaatataaaatataaaatatacaaaataaatagaaaataaacaaaaaataaatagataaaaaataaataaatagagaaataataaataaaccaaaaataaataaatataacgggagggagagagagggtaCAAGCAAAACAACGCAAAGCGTAAAGCACGTAGGCCATAGTGCGTAACAGGGCCAAGGCCGACGGCGGCAAAACAGGGAGGTAAAGAAATGACGGGCGGGGGGTTTAGATCGACCGAGGTGAGCAAAGACAGCACAAGACACCCCAGGGCCGATCGATCGGTCGGCCGTAATTGCGTCGGGGCATGGTGGGGCGGAGAACCAGTGTAGGCTGGTAAGGGAATTACGTGCAAAAAAGCCGAGGAAACAAGCGCTGTGAGATGGTCGGGGGTTTCAGGCAACACAATAGGGAAATATCGACGGCAGGGGAAAAAGTCGGCCAGGGAAAGAGGAAATGGATACTAGAGGGCGTACGGCAAGAAAAAATGTGGGCAAAAAGTGTGATGAAGAGAAATGAGAAGAAGGAAGGAGTACGATGCGGAAATAGGACAACCAAAGGGAGAGAAATCCGGCACCGGAAAGCACATGGCGGAAGGGTCATGGGAGGACAGACAGAAGGGGCCTCCGGCGGCAAGAAAGGGGCCGTTCAAAGAAATGTTGGGAGGGGAACAACACCGGAGAACAGTGGGATGGCCCAACAAAGTAGAAAGGGAGGAATTAGTGAACATCAAAGGAGAACAAGGTATGAGGCGCCACAGGGGGCCTGTCGGAGCGGTGAAAAGGCGGAAGGGAAGGAGAAAATAAAATCCAGGGGTATTCATCGGGGAAATGAAGAATGGGCAGAGGACAGTACGGGTAGAATCAACAGAAAACCAAAAAATGGAAAAGGAAAAATGAACAGACATGGAAGGGGAGGGGGTAACAAGAGCAGAAAAGCCACAACGCAAAAGATAAATAGCGGAGGAGGGAAAAAGACGATATGGGGGCAGAAGTCGGGCCGAGCAAGGCGTGAGGCAAGTGAGGCCGTAGTACGCCGTAGGGTCGAAGCCAACGGCGGCAAAAAAGGCAATAACGAAATGTCGGGTTGGGGGGAAGGAGTTTTGACGCCGGGCAGGGAATGATGGGGAAACGATCAAATGTGGCGAAATCCTAAATGGGAAAACTCAGAGGGAATCGGCAGGGATACACAGGTCGGGCCGAGAAAGCCGTAAGGCCAGTCCGCTGTGAGAACGAAGCGAACGGCGGCAAACTAGGGCAGTCCAGAGAAAAAGAGGGGGGGGTGTGGGAGGTCCGAAAAGAAAAGGACAGTCGAACAAAAAGGGAAAAATGAAATGCGGGACAGTACGTAAAAGGAGGGAATCGCGGCCGAAAAAAAAGGGGGGGAATATGAGGTGAGATCCGCCACAGgcaatgaaataacaaaaagaaaaaataataaataaatacaaaaaataaaaggggATACAGGGAGGAAAAGAGAGGGGGGTGCGGCGTGAAAATAGGACGGGACAAGGCAAAAACCAAAACAGAGAGAAGGATTGACTGGAGGCAAACAGGGcggtgaaaaaaatataaaaatcaaaattacaaataaaatataagatataaaaaataaataaaaaataaacaagaaataaatagatgaaaaataaataatgaataaataaagaaataataaataaatcaaaaataaatataacgGGAGGGAAAGAGAGGATACAAGCAAAACAGCGCAAAGCGTAAAGCATGTAGGCCGTAGTGCGTAACAGGGGCAAGGCCGACGGCGGCAAAACAGGGAGGTAAAGAAATGTCGGGCGGGGGTTTTTTTGGTCGCCCGAGGTAAGCAAAGACAGCACAAGACGCCCCAGGGCCGATCAATCGGGAGGCCGTAATTGCGTCAGGGCATGGTGGGGCGGAGAACCAGTGTAGGCTGGTAAGGGAATTACGTGCAAGAAAGCCGAGGAAACAAGCGATGTGAGTTGGCCAGGGGGTTTCAGGTAACCCAATAGGGAAATATCGGCGGCAGGGAAATAAGTCGGCCAGGGAAAGAAAAATTGGATACTAGAGGGCGTACGGCAAGAAAAAAATGTGGGCAAAAGTGTGATGAAGAGAAATGAGAAGAAGGAGGGAGTACGATGCGGAAATAGGACGACCAAAGGGAGAGAAATCCGGCACAGGAAAGCACGTGGCAGAAGGGTCATGGCAGGACAGACAGAAGGGGCCTCCGGCGGCAAGAAAGGGGTTGTTCAAAGAAATGTTGGGAGGGGAATGACACCGGAGGACAATGGGATGGCCTGACGAAGTAGAAAGGGGGGAAATGAGTGAACGAGAAATCGAAGGACAACAAGGTATGAGGCGCCTCAGGCGGCCTACCGGAGCGGTGAAAAGACGGAAGGGAAGGGGAAAATAAAATCCAGGGTATTCATCGGGGAAATGAAGAATGGGCAGAGGACAGTACGGGTAGAATCTACGGAAACAAAAGGatggaaaatgaaaaatgaaaaatgaactgaCATGAGAGGGGAGGGGATAACAAGAGCAGAAAAGTCACAACGTAAAAGAGAACAAGCGGAAGGGGGAAAGGTCGATACGGGGGCAGAAGTCGGGCAGAGCAAGGCATGAGGCAAGTGAGGCCGTAGAACGCCGTAGGGACGAAGCCAACGGCGGCAAAACCGGGCAATATCGAGATGTCGGGTTGGGGGGAAGGAGTTTTGACGACAGGCAGGGAATGACGGGGAAACGACCAAATGTGGCGAGATCCTAAATGGGAAAACCCAGTGGAATCGGCAGGGATACACAGGTCGGGCAGAGGAACCGCCGTGGGGCCAGTCCGCTGTGAGATCGAATCGAACGGCGGCAAACTAGGGCagtacagaaaaaaaagggGGGGGTGTTGGAGGTCCGGAAATAATAGGACAGTCGAACAAAAGGGAAAAATGAAATGCGGGACAGTACGTAAAAGGAGGGAATCACggccaaaaaaagaaaggaGGGGATATGAGGTAAGACCCGCAACAggcgacaaaataacaaaataaacaaataataaataaatgcaaaaaatgaAAGGGGAAAAAGGAAGGGAGAGAAGGGGGTGCGTTGGAAAACAGGACGGgacaaatcaaaaaccaaaaCAGAGAAAAGGATTGACCGGAAGCCAACAAGGCggtgaaaaatatatatataagaaaattaaaataaaatataagaaataaaaaataaataaaaaataaagaagaaataaatagataaaaaataaataaataaagaaataataaataaatcaaaattaaatcaaaCTGGAGGGATGGGGTGGGGAGAAAAGAACAGAAAAGTCAAAACGCAAAAGAGAAAAAGCGGAGGGGGGAGAGGTTGAAAGGGGGCAGAAAGTCGGGCAGAGCCAGACATGAGGCAAATGAGGCCGTAGAACGCCGTAGGGACGAAGTCCACGGTGGCCAAACAAGGCAATAACGAAATGACAGGTTGGAGGGAAGGAGTTTTGACGCCGGGCGGGGAATGTCGGGGAAACGACAAAATACGGCGAAATCCTAAATGGGAGAACCCAAAGGGAATCAGCAGGGATACACAAGTCGGGCAGAGAAAGACAAAGGGCCAGCCCGCCGCCAGATCGAAGCGAACGGCGGCAAACTAGGGCAGTACAaaaaagtgggggggggggtgttggaGGTCCAAAAATCATAGAGCAGTCGAACAAAAGGGAAAAATGAAATGCGGGACAGGGTGTAAAAAAGGGGTAACCGCAGCCGAAAAAAGGAGGGGATATGAGGTGAGGCCCGCCACCGGCGACAAGCCagggtggtcaaaaaaagtgGGGGGGGGAAAGGAGGGAAAACAAGCCAAACAACAAGGTAAAGACGGGAAATGACGGGGAAATGGATCGAAGGAGAGAAAGAGAAGCCAACAAAGGAGACAAGCAGAAGAGAAGACAGAAAGTCTAGAAGGAGGAGAAAAAAAGGCGGGAAGCAAAGGAAAAATAGAACACGGAAGGGAATCGGCGAGGAGATGGGCTGGTGAAACCTGTAATGCCACCGGAGCACCGCGGACGGTAAACCAGTCTGAAGCGGAAAGGGAAGTGCGTACAAGAAAAACAGGGGAAATGAGATGGTAAAGCCGTAGATGGCGACAGAGCCGGGCGATGAAGAATGGGGGAAGGCTACACTATGgcgagaaaacagaaaagaagtGGGCTGGGAGGGAAAACGTGTAAGAGACCGGGGAAACAGAGTTTTGTAGCCCCGGGCGGCGAAGTCGGGCAGTGAATGTAGGGGAAACCTTGAGGTGAAAGAGCAGAAAACCAAGGAaaggaaaaatgaaaagaaggcagagtgaaatgaaatgaaataaaaaacaaagaaaaaaaattttgataaaataaaatagaataaaatgggataaataaaaattaaattaaaaaataaaaaaaggggGGGAACAGAGGAGAAAGAAAGGGGACGGCGTGAAAACCGGATGGGACAGTGCAAGAACAAAAACCGAGAAAAGGATTGACAGGAAGCAAATGGGGTGGtgaataaaaagaataaaatatgGCGGGAGGGAAAAAGATGATACAAGAAAAGCAACAGGGAAAAGTCGGGGAGAAGTCGGGGGAATGGACCGATGAAGAGAACAGAGGAGCCGGTCCCAAAAGCCAGGCAGAGAGAGGACAGTAGCGTGGAAAAAGGGAGAAAGATGGGAGGTGAGACGCCGAGGAATTAAGCAGCGAAATGGGCCGGTGTAAGCCGACAATGCCACCGGAGCATGGCGGGGTGGCAAACCAGTTTGGACTGGTTAGGGAATTGAGTACAGAAGAGTGGGGGAAATACAGAATATAAGCCGCAAGAGGCGGCGAAACTGGGCGATGGATAATGGGGAAAAGCGACGCAGAGATGAGAGAACAAAGAACGTCGACTGGAAAGGGAATTGTGTGTGAGAAAACAGGGAAAATACAGTGTGTAAGCAGCCACAGGCCGCGAGGTCTGGCGGTGAATGTCGCGGGAACCAAGAGGAGAGAAAACACAAGGCaaaaggaaatgaaataaatacaagcaaaaagaaatataaaatgaagtgaaaaaaatgtaataaaataaaataaaataaaatagaataagATAGAATAAAAtcatatgaaataaaataaaaggaaataacagacaataacacaaaatcggttaaaatcaaataaaatcaaatcaaatgaaataaaatagaataaaatgaaattaaataaaataaagtaaaataaacacaaagaaaattaaGGAAGATTAAAAAGGAAAACGGAAGGCGGGTGCGGCGTGAGAGGAGGACGGGGCAGGGAAATAGAGAAAAAaggtataaaaaataaataaaaaaataaaataaaataagataaaaagaaaatacaaagaaaatgggatgaacaaatgatgaaaaataatagaaaaaaatggatagagaaatatgaaaacaacataaTGAGATAAAAAGAGAAAGACCCCGGAAACAGAAAACCAAGGCGCAGGGGGAATCAGAGACCGaaatgaaaaaaacgtaactgAACAGACGAGAAGGGAAGGCGGTCGTGGGAGGGCGCAGTGCAGTTCAGGGAAGAATCGGCTGCAGGCAAAGGCCGCAGTGCAATGGAAAAATGGAAGAAGTCGGAGGGGAGAATGGATTCAAAAAGGACAGGAACATCACACGAGAGTGAGAGGGGAATAAAAGTCGACTAAACAAGAAGGGGAGGGAGGTTCTTAACAAAGAGACGAGGGAAAAATAACCGGAGCAAAGGCGGAAAGGGCACAAGAATGGAAGGAAGGGaggtaaaattttattcaaagaaagGAAGCGAGACAAAGGGGACTAGACGAAAAGGGAATTGCAAACGGTAAACGGTAACTCTCTTTCGGAGGATGTGgtggtcctgaaaaggaccgtttgGTATGGGTGTGAAGACGTGGAAGAGAAACAACTGGTGACGGCGGCGGGTGGAACTGGAACTGTAGACTGCGGAGAAATCACTCCCAGTAAGGACGAAGACGGCGGCGTGGGCGACGGCGATTAGAAGCAGGACGCCAACCAGGCGGTGGTCGCGTTGGAATGTCCATGAGTGCTGGAATAGACTTGGAGCGCGTCGGTGGCTGGACCTGAGTCGATGAGAGCGGTGAGGTCTGCGTGGAAACGTCGGCAGTAGACGCAGGAATACTGGACAGCGGCGGCGGAGGCTGTGGTGAGAACAGAGGTGAGACTAAAATACGAAGTGGAGAAGTGGTAACAACCGAATGCAGGATATCCGACCAGGCGTCCGGGGTCGCTGAGACAGTATGTATAGTGGGTGACTGCACCGCCGACGCTTGGTTACCTGGAGGTGTGATTGACAACGGCAACAAAGGGGGCGATAGCTGGCTAGGTTGAAGCTGTTGCGGCGTGGGAATTTGAAGCGCTGGCCGAGCTTCGGCAGCCGGTTGAAGCCAGGGAGAGTAGCGGAGAGGCGAAACAGTGACCAACGGTAAAGGCGATGCTTCTGCCGCGGACGGCGATTGTGCTAGGGAAAGCATGGTGTCAATGTAGCGTTACTGACCGGGAATGGGAAACTAGAGGTGACGCCAGCTAAATAAAGGACCGACGTGAACGTAGGAGAAAACGGTGGTGGAAAAAGCTGGCCGGGTGGTTGTGTAAACATGGAGGGTTCCccccaaaaacgaaaaaaaggcGGGAAGGCATAAATGGTGAATAAAATGGACCGGAAATGGTGCTgagggaaatgggtcaggggaGGGAATAAAGACAGCCAGTCAGCCACAAGTGCAAGGGGAGATAACACAGAGTAAAGTCGGCCGTGGGGGGAGAGAGAACTGCGTACTCATACAATCCTCATGGCTGGGGCCAGACTTGGACTGggtgaagaaaacaaaaaagcagAAGGATGAAAAAGGAACGTGGAAAGCGAACGGGAAAGGAGACGGAGGCAAAAGGTAGCAAAACGCAAACAGCCAAAGGGGAAAGCTGTGGCGATAGAGAAGTTACGTAAGGGGGCAAAGAGATAAGGAGGAACAAAGGCAAAGCGGAGAGGACGGCAAAACGTGTAGTGGAGGCAGGCGTACATTAAGGACTAGGAGAAAAACGGggagaaaaaggaaaaaaaacacggGAGGCGTAAGGAGAGAGAAAACGCAGAGAGGAGGGATGAGGGGGGATCAAGGGACAGAGCGGGGTAGGAAAAAGGGgcagagaaaaagaaaaaaaaggggGGTAAAGGGGTAATGATGAGCGAGTATACGTTAGCGGAAATACTCCACAATGGTACTCGGCTGGAGAAACGTGTTGGCTAAAGGGCAACGATTGCGCAATCAGGCACTGAGCACGGGCAGCGGGTGAAAC includes the following:
- the LOC139150552 gene encoding ribosome-binding protein 1-like, which encodes MWAKSVMKRNEKKEGVRCGNRTTKGREIRHRKAHGGRVMGGQTEGASGGKKGAVQRNVGRGTTPENSGMAQQSRKGGISEHQRRTRYEAPQGACRSGEKAEGKEKIKSRGIHRGNEEWAEDSTGRINRKPKNGKGKMNRHGRGGGNKSRKATTQKINSGGGKKTIWGQKSGRARREASEAVVRRRVEANGGKKGNNEMSGWGEGVLTPGRE
- the LOC139150553 gene encoding uncharacterized protein gives rise to the protein MLSLAQSPSAAEASPLPLVTVSPLRYSPWLQPAAEARPALQIPTPQQLQPSQLSPPLLPLSITPPGNQASAVQSPTIHTVSATPDAWSDILHSVVTTSPLRILVSPLFSPQPPPPLSSIPASTADVSTQTSPLSSTQVQPPTRSKSIPALMDIPTRPPPGWRPASNRRRPRRRLRPYWE